A part of Microbulbifer salipaludis genomic DNA contains:
- a CDS encoding HAD-IB family hydrolase — protein sequence MQLAIFDLDNTLIGGDSDHAWGEFLVTRECVDGDRFRSENDRFYRDYQRGDLDIFAYLAFALEPLAQLSRGQLQNLQREFMHEVISDIWLPHAETLIQRHRDAGHHIMIITATNRFVVEPIATRLGVDTLLATEPEEVDGEFTGRVAGHPCFQEGKVVRLQQWLDQYPRYAEGEKWFYSDSINDLPLLMQVEHPVAVDPDAQLRDEAQARGWRVISLRGGQEDFASALRW from the coding sequence GTGCAGCTGGCGATTTTTGACCTGGATAACACCCTGATTGGCGGCGACAGCGATCACGCCTGGGGGGAGTTCCTGGTAACCCGCGAATGTGTGGACGGTGACCGCTTCCGCAGTGAAAACGACCGCTTCTACCGGGATTACCAGCGTGGCGATCTCGACATCTTTGCCTATCTCGCGTTTGCCCTGGAGCCGCTGGCGCAGCTGTCCCGGGGACAGCTGCAAAACCTGCAGCGAGAATTCATGCACGAGGTGATCAGTGATATCTGGTTGCCCCATGCGGAAACCCTGATTCAGCGGCACCGGGACGCAGGTCATCACATCATGATCATCACCGCCACCAATCGCTTTGTGGTTGAGCCCATCGCCACCCGCTTGGGGGTGGATACCTTGCTGGCCACCGAGCCGGAAGAAGTGGATGGTGAATTTACCGGGCGCGTGGCCGGGCACCCCTGCTTCCAGGAGGGCAAGGTGGTGCGGCTGCAGCAGTGGCTGGACCAGTACCCGCGCTACGCAGAAGGTGAGAAGTGGTTTTACAGCGACTCCATCAATGATCTGCCGCTATTGATGCAGGTGGAACACCCGGTGGCCGTGGATCCCGACGCGCAACTGCGCGATGAGGCGCAGGCCCGGGGCTGGCGGGTGATCAGCCTGCGTGGTGGTCAGGAAGATTTTGCCAGTGCCCTGCGCTGGTGA